In the genome of Phlebotomus papatasi isolate M1 chromosome 2, Ppap_2.1, whole genome shotgun sequence, one region contains:
- the LOC129804526 gene encoding uncharacterized protein LOC129804526: MRKPKSFSLERATVTAEDLTEWFQNCLGYFTEHNLLSISPDRVFNCNESAFFLTPEDGNVLSRRGSRVVPSLKNSGPKQCITVLFMVSATGELAPPMAVHKTDITPKIAIHNAEGWKMGTSPQSGWMDGPLFYAGLYFPKIVFQHSEESIINNQHDQATDNNPSNDPVIPGNQLSATSETQPIFDTLKQCYFWPGEIPKRRQKKRVKASNVKHQYIVSSEEIIAEQEEKLRQDLQKKKEIAERKLTRERNKKIRAEEKEIKLKEKHMVKEKAQMPIEAEKKKRGRKSAKKTEEKSKN; the protein is encoded by the coding sequence atgcgcaagccaaaatccttctcattggaaagagctactgttactgctgaagacctcacggaatggtttcagaattgtcttggatatttcacagaacacaaccttctgagcatttcaccagaccgtgtttttaattgcaacgaaagtgccttctttttgacaccggaagatggaaatgtcctgtccaggagaggttcacgtgtagttccatctcttaaaaattcaggaccgaagcaatgtatcacagtactcttcatggtgtcagctactggcgaacttgctcctccaatggctgttcataaaactgacattactccaaaaattgccattcacaacgcagaaggatggaaaatgggaacgtcaccacagagtggctggatggatgggccacttttctatgctggtctttatttcccgaaaattgttttccaacattcagaggagtccattatcaataaccagcacgatcaggccaccgacaataatccttcaaatgatccagtcatccctggaaaccaactctctgcaacttctgagactcaaccgatcttcgacacactaaaacaatgctatttctggccaggagaaattccaaaacgtcgtcagaagaagagggtcaaagccagcaatgtcaaacaccagtatattgtatcttccgaggaaattatcgcggaacaggaggaaaaattgaggcaggatttacaaaaaaagaaagaaattgctgaacggaagttgaccagagaaaggaacaaaaaaataagggcagaagaaaaggagataaaactaaaggagaaacacatggtaaaggaaaaggctcaaatgccaattgaagctgaaaagaaaaaacgtggaaggaagtcagccaagaaaaccgaggaaaaatcaaagaattga